The Echinicola rosea genome has a segment encoding these proteins:
- the vgrG gene encoding type VI secretion system tip protein VgrG → MNNSGTISTSQSVDRVTYKVLIDGEEIPGTIQVKNILVSKEINRIPVAKLAILDGDPSERDFTVSNGEHFVPGKEIEIAAGYHSDEVTIFKGIIVKQSLKIRNNQSLLMVEAKDKAVKSTLRRKSKYFYEMSDADVLEALGADHGLDTDISSTNTTHAELIQYDVTDWDFMMMRAQANGMIGLVDDGKLTFQLPDVSASPVETVTFGATVLEFDAEMDARTQIPKTVAKAWNMAEQALWEIEGTDPALAMNGNISSDDLAALWDDSEMILRHGGSKKDTALQDWADAKWKFQQMAKTRGRIKFQGIPNVKPGTNLLLEGVGDRFNGKVFISGISHQIAEGNWTIDAQFGFDPSWFAESESTIHTPPAAGLTAAISGLQVGIVTKLEEDPDGEDRIKVKIPIINNEEEGIWCRQACLDAGNERGVTFRPELEDEVVVGFINEDPNDAVILGMLHSSAKPSPIPGADDNHEKGIHTRSGMKLIFDDEKSSVLIETPGGNKALLDDDAGSITIEDQNGNTAVLDSSGITLEAAKDFNIKATGDLNLEGTNVNVKANAQFKAEGSAGAEVSTSAVAVLKGSLVQIN, encoded by the coding sequence ATGAACAACAGTGGCACTATATCGACCAGCCAGAGCGTGGATCGGGTAACGTACAAGGTCCTGATAGATGGAGAGGAAATCCCAGGCACGATCCAAGTAAAGAATATCCTCGTGTCCAAGGAAATCAACCGGATTCCAGTGGCAAAACTGGCTATTTTGGACGGTGATCCATCCGAAAGGGATTTTACAGTCAGTAATGGAGAGCATTTTGTGCCTGGAAAGGAAATTGAAATTGCTGCAGGCTACCATTCTGATGAAGTCACCATTTTTAAGGGAATCATCGTAAAGCAAAGCCTAAAAATCCGAAACAACCAGAGCTTACTGATGGTAGAGGCCAAGGATAAGGCGGTCAAATCTACCCTGAGAAGGAAAAGCAAATATTTCTATGAAATGTCTGACGCGGATGTCCTGGAAGCACTTGGAGCGGATCATGGCTTGGATACTGATATTTCCTCCACCAATACCACCCACGCCGAATTGATCCAGTATGATGTGACCGATTGGGATTTTATGATGATGCGGGCCCAAGCCAATGGGATGATTGGATTGGTAGATGATGGGAAATTAACATTTCAACTGCCCGATGTAAGTGCTTCCCCTGTCGAGACTGTAACGTTTGGAGCTACTGTTTTGGAGTTTGATGCCGAGATGGATGCCCGAACCCAGATTCCCAAAACAGTGGCAAAAGCATGGAATATGGCTGAGCAAGCGTTATGGGAGATTGAGGGAACGGATCCTGCCTTGGCCATGAATGGCAATATTTCCTCGGATGATCTAGCAGCTCTATGGGATGACAGTGAGATGATCCTGCGACATGGAGGGAGTAAAAAAGATACTGCTCTACAAGATTGGGCGGATGCCAAATGGAAGTTCCAGCAAATGGCCAAGACCAGGGGAAGGATCAAGTTCCAGGGCATTCCAAACGTAAAACCCGGTACCAATTTACTCCTAGAAGGAGTAGGGGATCGCTTTAATGGCAAGGTCTTTATTTCGGGCATTAGCCACCAGATAGCCGAGGGAAATTGGACGATAGATGCTCAGTTTGGATTCGATCCATCCTGGTTTGCTGAATCTGAGTCAACTATCCATACCCCGCCAGCAGCTGGCCTGACAGCTGCGATCAGCGGCTTACAAGTAGGGATAGTGACCAAGCTGGAAGAAGATCCGGATGGGGAAGATCGTATCAAAGTAAAAATTCCCATCATCAATAATGAAGAAGAGGGCATTTGGTGCAGACAGGCATGTCTCGATGCCGGTAATGAGAGAGGCGTGACCTTTAGGCCTGAGCTTGAGGATGAAGTGGTGGTAGGATTTATCAATGAAGATCCAAACGATGCCGTGATCTTGGGAATGCTCCATAGCAGTGCCAAGCCCAGCCCCATTCCAGGGGCTGATGACAACCACGAAAAAGGCATCCATACCCGATCCGGCATGAAGCTTATTTTTGATGATGAAAAATCCAGCGTGCTGATAGAAACACCGGGAGGAAATAAAGCTTTGCTAGACGACGATGCCGGCAGTATTACCATTGAAGATCAAAATGGCAATACTGCAGTGCTGGACAGCAGTGGAATTACCTTGGAAGCAGCGAAGGATTTCAATATCAAAGCAACAGGGGACCTTAACCTGGAAGGCACCAATGTAAACGTAAAAGCCAATGCCCAGTTCAAAGCCGAAGGCAGTGCTGGTGCGGAAGTAAGTACCAGCGCCGTAGCGGTACTCAAGGGGTCATTGGTGCAGATTAATTGA
- a CDS encoding CIS tube protein — protein sequence MSEGKLEKLKIVAYKDAKFSEEVDNGEFTTLLNPEKYKFQYRVEQNEDQAAGTSAAPIRFNKILPQTLELDFLFDRTGVIAGYEATENGVIDDVAHFKKIVYEYNGEKHKPNYLMITWGSLLFKGYLKEMDIEYKLFRPDGTPIRALATAKIGEFVEEELRTAQENNQSPDLTHYRVVKDGDTLPLMTYRIYGDSKYYLEVARANGLTNFRKLKTGTELRFPPLQKQKQ from the coding sequence ATGAGTGAAGGAAAACTGGAAAAGTTAAAAATCGTCGCCTACAAGGATGCTAAGTTCTCAGAAGAGGTGGACAATGGTGAATTCACCACCTTGCTCAATCCTGAAAAATACAAATTTCAGTATAGGGTGGAGCAAAATGAGGATCAGGCAGCAGGAACCAGTGCAGCCCCCATCCGCTTCAATAAAATTTTGCCGCAGACGTTGGAACTGGATTTTCTCTTTGACCGCACGGGGGTGATCGCGGGATATGAAGCCACCGAAAACGGCGTCATCGATGACGTAGCACATTTCAAAAAGATCGTCTATGAGTACAATGGAGAAAAGCACAAACCCAATTACCTGATGATCACTTGGGGAAGCCTGTTATTCAAGGGCTATCTCAAGGAGATGGATATTGAGTATAAGCTTTTCAGGCCGGATGGTACCCCAATCAGGGCACTGGCCACAGCAAAGATCGGGGAGTTTGTCGAAGAAGAACTTCGTACGGCCCAAGAGAATAATCAGTCACCGGACCTGACGCATTACAGAGTGGTCAAAGATGGGGATACACTTCCCCTTATGACCTACCGGATCTATGGGGACAGCAAGTATTATCTCGAAGTGGCCAGAGCAAATGGACTGACCAACTTCAGGAAACTAAAAACAGGTACAGAGCTTAGGTTCCCACCACTTCAAAAGCAAAAGCAATGA
- a CDS encoding DUF5908 family protein: MPIEIKELHIKITVDEGKSSVGSKKSGSGGQQEIISQCVEQVMEILENKKER; the protein is encoded by the coding sequence ATGCCCATTGAAATCAAGGAATTGCATATCAAAATCACTGTGGATGAAGGGAAATCATCTGTTGGGAGTAAAAAGTCCGGAAGTGGGGGACAGCAAGAAATCATATCCCAATGTGTAGAGCAGGTTATGGAGATTTTGGAAAACAAAAAGGAAAGGTAA
- a CDS encoding phage tail protein — MDTFYPPSSFHFQVSFSQKGDQVSKKKDHAFQSVSGLSVDIDTEEFAEGGENRFKHKFPVKTKYPNLVLKRGLLVDSELISWCRDAIENFIFQPLDVTVSLLNEEHEPLISWNIVHAYPVKWSVDDFNAEESKLAIESLELAYNYFTKITNEE; from the coding sequence ATGGACACGTTTTATCCACCATCCAGTTTTCACTTTCAGGTTTCCTTTTCACAAAAGGGAGACCAGGTCAGTAAGAAAAAGGACCATGCCTTTCAGTCCGTTTCCGGTCTGAGTGTGGATATAGATACGGAGGAATTTGCAGAAGGCGGGGAAAACAGGTTTAAACATAAATTCCCCGTCAAAACCAAGTACCCCAATCTTGTCCTCAAGAGAGGCCTGTTGGTGGATTCCGAATTGATTTCATGGTGCAGGGATGCAATTGAGAATTTTATTTTCCAGCCCTTGGATGTCACGGTTTCTCTCCTGAATGAGGAGCATGAGCCGTTGATCTCTTGGAATATCGTGCATGCTTACCCTGTAAAGTGGAGTGTGGATGATTTTAATGCAGAAGAGAGTAAGTTGGCCATTGAATCACTTGAATTGGCCTACAATTATTTTACCAAAATCACAAACGAAGAATAG
- a CDS encoding phage tail protein: protein MSYPLSKFHFSVEWGKDKIGFTEISGLDMETEIIEYRDGAMPEYSKIKMPGMQKFSNLTMKRGTFQGNNKYYEWYQTINLNKVERRDITISLLNEEHEPVVTWKVKNAWPLKIQSTDLKGDGNEVAIESMEIAHEGLTIQNE, encoded by the coding sequence ATGAGCTATCCATTATCAAAGTTTCATTTCTCTGTGGAGTGGGGAAAAGATAAAATAGGGTTTACTGAAATATCCGGATTGGATATGGAAACCGAGATCATTGAGTACCGGGATGGAGCCATGCCGGAATACAGCAAAATCAAAATGCCCGGAATGCAGAAGTTTTCAAATCTCACGATGAAAAGAGGCACTTTCCAGGGAAACAACAAGTATTACGAATGGTATCAAACCATCAACCTGAACAAAGTAGAGCGACGGGATATCACCATTAGCCTGTTAAACGAAGAGCATGAACCCGTGGTGACCTGGAAGGTTAAGAATGCTTGGCCGCTCAAAATCCAATCTACTGACCTCAAGGGAGATGGAAACGAAGTGGCAATAGAATCCATGGAAATAGCCCATGAGGGACTTACGATTCAAAATGAATAA
- a CDS encoding phage tail sheath family protein has translation MATSYKTPGVYIEEITKFPPSVAQVETAIPAFIGYTEKAKDGEKNLPPNEPVKISSVLEFTEHFGGAPQVDISTLEINAQNQVTELELTEKFHLYECIRMFYANGGGDCYVVSVGSYQDTIQNGTADGATPGFLAGLAKIKKVDRPTLLVMPDAPLMSQSNLNSLYAAMLSQCNELQDRFCIFDLKEDTVDHDEAVENFRNGIGMNYLKYGAAYSPWIKANLPRVVNYKDIKGKITQNGPAVNLADLIADADAKALANRLDNLVDDQTTIKDAIDALKGTHSSFQAKFEALSNTLKNTSNKANLEALINYYTESMDMIRDTIDIGSGSAITLNDKSAPAGNDEYLFDFLVSKLSTALDSTENEIAKINGDSSSLSSALTLAASDTGLDYTSSTSTNTYFGTGTSNVERIQPHVGAITKLWSSIKSSLDLIATSGESFTSTVENSAKEAIPALKSIFQRIANEYLTLPPSATIAGVYASVDASRGVWKAPANVSVNNVVGVTELIDHKEQENLNVDVVAGKSINIIRPFTGKGIMVWGARTLAGNDNEWRYVSVRRFFIMAEESIKKATEQFVFEPNDGNTWVRVRAMIENFLTLQWRAGALAGAKPEHAFYVRVGLGQTMTSLDVLEGRMNVEIGMAVVRPAEFIILKFSHKMQES, from the coding sequence ATGGCAACATCATATAAAACACCAGGTGTTTACATAGAGGAAATCACCAAATTTCCACCTTCTGTAGCACAAGTAGAAACAGCGATTCCGGCCTTTATAGGATACACGGAAAAAGCCAAAGATGGGGAGAAGAACCTCCCTCCAAATGAACCAGTGAAGATTTCTTCAGTTCTTGAATTTACCGAACACTTTGGTGGAGCCCCCCAGGTGGATATAAGTACGCTGGAAATCAATGCACAGAATCAAGTCACCGAATTGGAGCTAACAGAAAAATTCCATCTCTATGAGTGTATTAGGATGTTTTATGCCAATGGAGGAGGTGACTGTTACGTGGTATCGGTTGGTTCGTACCAAGACACCATCCAAAACGGCACCGCTGACGGAGCTACTCCAGGGTTTCTCGCAGGTTTGGCTAAGATCAAGAAAGTGGACAGGCCCACCTTATTGGTGATGCCGGATGCACCATTGATGAGCCAAAGCAATCTAAATTCACTCTATGCCGCGATGCTAAGCCAGTGCAATGAACTTCAAGATAGGTTCTGCATTTTTGACTTAAAAGAGGATACGGTGGACCACGATGAAGCGGTGGAGAATTTCAGAAATGGAATAGGCATGAATTACCTTAAATATGGAGCTGCTTATTCTCCCTGGATAAAAGCCAATCTTCCTCGGGTGGTGAACTATAAGGACATTAAAGGTAAAATCACCCAAAATGGTCCTGCTGTTAATCTAGCAGATTTAATCGCAGATGCGGATGCCAAAGCACTGGCCAATCGACTGGACAACCTGGTGGATGACCAAACCACCATCAAAGATGCCATCGATGCACTGAAAGGAACCCATTCTTCATTTCAGGCAAAATTCGAAGCGCTATCCAATACACTCAAAAACACCTCGAATAAGGCAAATCTGGAAGCTCTTATCAATTATTATACCGAGAGCATGGACATGATCAGGGATACGATTGATATTGGGTCTGGCTCAGCCATTACGTTGAATGACAAAAGTGCTCCTGCTGGAAATGATGAATATCTATTTGATTTCTTGGTTTCAAAATTAAGTACTGCACTGGACAGCACCGAAAATGAAATTGCCAAAATCAATGGGGACAGTAGCTCATTGAGTTCAGCGTTGACCTTGGCTGCTTCGGATACCGGTTTGGATTATACCAGTAGCACATCGACGAACACCTATTTCGGTACCGGAACGTCCAATGTGGAAAGGATCCAGCCCCATGTAGGTGCGATAACCAAATTATGGAGCAGTATAAAGTCCTCCCTCGACCTCATTGCCACATCCGGAGAGAGTTTTACCTCCACCGTCGAAAATTCTGCCAAAGAGGCCATACCGGCGCTCAAAAGTATTTTCCAACGGATCGCGAATGAATACTTGACCTTGCCACCAAGTGCCACCATAGCCGGTGTATATGCTAGCGTGGATGCCAGCAGGGGAGTGTGGAAAGCCCCAGCCAATGTGTCTGTTAACAATGTGGTCGGTGTGACCGAACTGATCGACCATAAAGAACAAGAAAACCTCAATGTGGACGTCGTGGCCGGGAAATCCATCAACATTATCAGGCCATTTACCGGTAAAGGTATTATGGTATGGGGTGCCAGGACCCTGGCCGGAAACGATAATGAATGGAGATACGTATCGGTGAGGCGTTTCTTTATCATGGCAGAAGAGTCCATCAAAAAGGCTACCGAGCAATTTGTCTTTGAACCGAATGATGGCAATACCTGGGTCAGGGTAAGGGCGATGATCGAAAACTTCCTTACGCTACAGTGGAGAGCAGGCGCTTTGGCAGGAGCCAAGCCAGAGCATGCATTTTATGTAAGAGTGGGATTGGGTCAGACGATGACCAGTTTGGATGTATTGGAAGGAAGGATGAATGTAGAAATTGGAATGGCCGTAGTAAGGCCAGCTGAGTTTATCATTCTCAAATTTTCCCACAAAATGCAGGAATCCTAG
- a CDS encoding DUF4255 domain-containing protein, whose protein sequence is MIFEVLKILAGEVNQYFNELEMDDSEVILENVAMIDSQQDVAESLKNKLILSVINLREEITMKNFSNHQIEEETVNYKNPKLNLNLFLIFCANRAVYKKSLSDLSRILEFFQHKKVFTQSNTSFDRELDEMSGIKHFRFTIELFTPTFEELNYIWGTLGGRQLPSVFYKLNLVQIERDLPISQSGVITEISRNYNQQ, encoded by the coding sequence ATGATTTTTGAAGTACTAAAAATTCTAGCTGGTGAAGTAAACCAGTATTTCAATGAACTGGAAATGGACGACTCCGAAGTCATCTTGGAGAATGTGGCCATGATCGATTCCCAGCAGGATGTAGCCGAGTCCCTGAAAAATAAGTTGATCTTATCGGTAATAAACCTAAGGGAAGAAATTACCATGAAGAATTTTTCCAATCATCAGATAGAAGAGGAAACCGTCAACTATAAAAACCCCAAGCTAAACCTCAACTTATTTTTGATATTCTGTGCCAATCGCGCTGTTTATAAAAAATCACTGAGCGACTTATCGAGGATATTGGAGTTTTTCCAGCACAAAAAAGTCTTTACCCAGTCCAATACCTCATTTGATCGTGAGCTGGATGAGATGAGTGGCATTAAGCACTTCCGGTTTACGATAGAGCTTTTTACGCCGACTTTTGAGGAGCTGAATTATATCTGGGGCACCTTGGGAGGAAGACAACTTCCATCCGTTTTTTACAAATTGAACCTGGTTCAAATCGAAAGGGACCTACCAATTTCACAATCTGGTGTCATCACCGAAATCAGCAGAAACTACAATCAGCAATGA
- a CDS encoding DEAD/DEAH box helicase: protein MISDNFEAFNFNDSLQEGLDAMGFNNPTPIQKEAIPEILNGKDLIACAQTGTGKTAAFILPILHKIAEKGDNQFNTLIVAPTRELAIQIDQQIQGLAYFVGVSSIAIYGGGDGLVWEQQKKALEHGTEIVVATPGRLIALLAGGKIKLDTLEHLVLDEADRMLDMGFSDDILKIINYLPKNRQTVLFSATMPPKIRQFSKKIVHEPHEINIAISKTAAGVTQMVYMVHDNQKEHLLEHILTQKNYEAVIIFSSTKDKVKSIFKTLKRKFNVEAFHSDLNQEEREQIMSSFKNKSLKILIGTDIISRGIDVEGIELVINYDAPSDPEDYVHRVGRTARADKKGEAITFVNEKDLYKLHKTQNLIGLEIPRMDLPEGMQNGPEYKDPKARKSNQSSKRNFKKGTGKHRKPKNNPNKPSNTGKSTQKPKPEKPSSKSGDQSQNSGKFRTRHNVTD, encoded by the coding sequence ATGATATCAGATAATTTTGAAGCGTTTAATTTTAACGATTCTTTACAAGAAGGACTGGATGCAATGGGGTTCAATAATCCCACCCCCATTCAAAAAGAAGCCATTCCAGAAATACTCAACGGCAAAGACCTCATCGCTTGTGCCCAAACAGGAACAGGAAAGACCGCTGCGTTTATTTTGCCCATTCTCCACAAGATTGCCGAAAAGGGCGATAACCAGTTCAACACCTTAATAGTAGCTCCCACACGAGAGTTGGCAATCCAAATTGACCAGCAGATCCAAGGACTTGCTTATTTTGTGGGTGTCAGTTCTATTGCCATTTATGGCGGTGGTGATGGCTTGGTCTGGGAACAGCAAAAAAAGGCCTTGGAACACGGTACGGAAATCGTTGTGGCCACACCGGGGAGACTTATTGCCTTGTTGGCAGGAGGGAAGATCAAGTTGGACACCTTGGAGCACCTGGTATTGGATGAAGCGGATAGGATGTTGGACATGGGATTTTCGGATGATATTTTAAAGATCATCAACTACTTGCCCAAAAACAGGCAGACCGTATTGTTTTCAGCCACCATGCCACCAAAGATCCGGCAGTTCAGCAAGAAAATCGTCCATGAACCGCATGAGATCAACATTGCCATAAGCAAGACTGCTGCAGGGGTCACCCAAATGGTCTATATGGTTCATGATAATCAAAAGGAACATCTTTTGGAGCATATCCTTACCCAAAAGAATTATGAAGCGGTCATAATCTTCTCATCCACAAAGGACAAGGTCAAAAGTATCTTTAAAACCTTAAAAAGGAAGTTTAACGTAGAGGCATTTCATTCTGACCTTAATCAAGAGGAACGGGAGCAAATCATGTCAAGTTTCAAAAACAAATCCTTGAAAATTCTCATCGGTACTGATATTATCTCCCGGGGAATCGACGTGGAAGGAATCGAACTGGTTATCAATTATGATGCACCAAGTGATCCGGAAGATTATGTACACCGTGTAGGAAGAACCGCCAGGGCAGATAAGAAAGGCGAGGCCATCACGTTTGTAAATGAAAAAGATCTCTACAAACTCCACAAAACGCAAAACTTGATCGGGCTTGAAATCCCAAGAATGGACTTGCCAGAGGGGATGCAAAATGGACCTGAATATAAAGATCCAAAAGCGAGAAAGAGCAACCAATCATCAAAAAGAAATTTCAAAAAGGGAACTGGTAAACATAGAAAACCAAAAAACAACCCTAATAAACCTAGCAATACAGGTAAAAGCACACAGAAGCCAAAGCCAGAAAAACCTTCATCTAAAAGTGGAGATCAATCCCAAAACTCAGGCAAATTTAGAACCAGACATAATGTAACCGACTAG
- a CDS encoding DUF6909 family protein, whose product MRTRAQESRAAIERLYITMRHLFMRGNYKPMGVSGESLISSLLVLRPEIYGLITESEKVELDGLLYVMERLPRGIEECRYVRLISREGYEHADFEILIPSKRRRNCYRVDKEQMFVEMTRGKSDVYDILTHLTFLYVEAEKIRFNSTDSKGRIHLNWKRLERIVEKEEQGEPFDKEAACSYLSHLTGRTFDEAQRAIRKFEASSNSNSLFSIVYHLGKLSMDESMHQIDREISFSATLRERIGHHVYGEMWAHNIKSILDENNLLHRPIHIISANLHSVLNTIYGHQALGLKDFEALEKIVQDISLGKKHNKAEQIITYARKHGHIDVPDLSGTNIGAQIIDTAKMTSSTLIPGVSLPKEDSKKPVIVVMDYAFGEQAYECFDELLKPFETGRQSIPLDVVSASIMGKAGILEGNKGDLMIPNSHVFEGTADNYPFKNQLRPADFDGYGLGVYEGPMITVLGTSLQNKDVLNYFLESSWKAIGLEMEGAHYQKALQAASKIRRSIRKNVKVLYAYYASDNPLMTGSTLASGSLGIEGVRPTYLITYKILEKLFG is encoded by the coding sequence ATGAGAACAAGAGCGCAAGAATCCAGGGCAGCTATCGAACGATTGTACATCACGATGCGCCATCTTTTTATGCGGGGAAATTATAAACCCATGGGGGTTTCCGGTGAATCCCTGATCAGCTCCTTACTGGTCCTGCGTCCGGAAATATACGGTTTGATTACGGAAAGCGAAAAAGTAGAATTGGACGGGTTGCTATATGTGATGGAGCGCCTGCCCCGGGGAATTGAAGAGTGCCGATATGTCCGTCTGATCAGCCGTGAAGGCTATGAACATGCTGATTTTGAAATATTGATCCCATCAAAAAGAAGGAGAAACTGCTATCGGGTGGACAAGGAACAGATGTTTGTGGAGATGACAAGGGGGAAAAGTGATGTCTATGATATCCTTACCCACCTGACCTTTTTATATGTTGAGGCAGAAAAAATCCGCTTTAACAGTACCGACAGCAAGGGACGAATCCATCTAAACTGGAAAAGGCTCGAAAGAATCGTAGAAAAGGAAGAGCAAGGAGAGCCTTTTGACAAAGAAGCGGCTTGCTCTTACTTAAGTCATCTTACGGGAAGGACTTTTGATGAAGCTCAGCGTGCCATTCGCAAGTTTGAGGCCAGCAGTAATTCCAATAGCCTCTTTTCGATTGTCTATCATTTGGGCAAATTATCGATGGACGAATCCATGCATCAAATTGACCGGGAAATAAGCTTTTCGGCTACCTTGCGAGAGCGAATCGGGCACCATGTCTATGGAGAGATGTGGGCACATAATATCAAGTCGATTTTGGACGAAAATAATTTGCTGCATCGTCCCATTCATATTATCAGTGCCAATTTGCATAGTGTACTGAACACCATTTACGGACATCAAGCATTAGGCTTGAAGGATTTTGAAGCATTGGAGAAGATAGTGCAGGACATCAGCCTTGGAAAAAAGCATAACAAAGCAGAGCAAATCATTACTTATGCGCGCAAGCATGGCCATATCGATGTGCCAGATCTGTCCGGTACAAATATCGGGGCACAAATCATCGATACGGCCAAAATGACCTCATCTACTTTGATCCCCGGGGTATCCTTACCAAAAGAGGATTCCAAAAAACCGGTTATTGTGGTAATGGATTACGCCTTTGGCGAACAGGCTTACGAGTGTTTTGATGAGTTGCTAAAGCCTTTTGAGACAGGTAGGCAGTCGATTCCCTTGGATGTGGTGTCAGCTTCTATCATGGGAAAAGCGGGTATCTTGGAAGGAAACAAGGGAGACCTCATGATCCCCAATAGTCATGTTTTTGAGGGAACTGCCGATAATTATCCGTTTAAAAACCAACTTCGCCCAGCTGATTTTGATGGTTATGGGTTAGGAGTCTATGAAGGCCCTATGATTACCGTTTTGGGTACCTCACTCCAAAATAAGGATGTGTTGAATTACTTTTTGGAGTCCTCCTGGAAAGCGATAGGGCTAGAGATGGAAGGAGCGCACTACCAAAAGGCCCTTCAGGCTGCCAGCAAGATCCGAAGAAGTATTCGAAAAAATGTAAAAGTGCTCTATGCCTATTATGCTTCTGATAATCCGCTTATGACAGGCAGTACCTTGGCCTCTGGGAGTTTGGGGATAGAAGGGGTTAGGCCCACATATTTGATAACCTATAAGATTCTCGAAAAGCTTTTTGGATAA
- a CDS encoding RrF2 family transcriptional regulator, which translates to MFSKACEYAIRAVLYLAQISSNGKRSSLTDIAEEIGSPNAFTAKILQQLTKKGHINSVKGPNGGFYISDERLQTLRLADIVRLIDGDRLFTGCALGLPECNSLKPCPLHHQFLKIRNDVQDLLENSRLEEISFQLNQGLTFLKR; encoded by the coding sequence ATGTTTTCCAAAGCTTGTGAATATGCGATCCGGGCAGTGTTGTACTTGGCCCAAATTTCTTCCAACGGGAAACGTTCCTCTCTTACTGATATTGCAGAAGAAATTGGTTCTCCCAATGCTTTTACGGCCAAGATTCTCCAACAACTTACCAAAAAAGGTCATATTAATTCCGTCAAAGGACCCAATGGAGGATTCTACATTTCCGATGAACGGTTGCAGACCCTGCGTCTTGCGGATATCGTTCGTCTAATCGATGGAGATAGACTCTTCACCGGTTGTGCACTGGGACTACCGGAATGCAACAGTCTAAAGCCTTGCCCCTTGCACCACCAATTCCTTAAGATTAGAAATGACGTACAGGATCTTCTTGAAAACAGTCGGCTTGAAGAAATTTCTTTTCAACTCAATCAGGGACTTACCTTCCTTAAACGATAA
- a CDS encoding globin domain-containing protein: MISQNTIDIVKSTAQELRAHGEEITNIFYGELFKNHPELKNMFNMTHQATGHQPKVLAMTILKYAEHIDQLEVLSGTVETIVQKHSSLHVTPEMYPIVGEHLLHAIKVVLGDAATEEILGAWADAYQVLAKIFIGKEEDVYQNNEQQPGGYRGFAKYEVVDKIKESETITSIYFSPINNRAVPHHLPGQYVAISLEIPGEDHLHTRNYSLSDISNHWCPVKNK; encoded by the coding sequence ATGATAAGCCAAAACACAATTGACATTGTAAAATCCACAGCCCAGGAACTTAGGGCACACGGGGAAGAGATCACCAACATATTTTATGGAGAACTTTTCAAAAACCACCCCGAGTTGAAAAACATGTTCAACATGACTCACCAAGCCACTGGCCACCAACCAAAGGTATTGGCCATGACCATCCTCAAGTACGCAGAGCACATTGACCAATTAGAGGTGCTTTCGGGCACGGTAGAAACTATCGTCCAAAAGCACAGTTCACTTCATGTAACGCCTGAAATGTACCCCATCGTTGGCGAACACCTATTACATGCAATCAAAGTCGTCTTGGGCGATGCAGCGACGGAAGAGATTTTAGGCGCTTGGGCAGATGCTTATCAAGTATTGGCAAAAATCTTCATAGGAAAAGAAGAGGATGTTTATCAAAATAATGAACAACAGCCAGGAGGATACCGTGGTTTTGCTAAGTACGAAGTGGTGGATAAAATTAAGGAAAGCGAAACCATCACCTCCATTTATTTTAGCCCAATCAACAACAGAGCTGTCCCACACCATTTGCCAGGTCAATATGTCGCCATTTCATTGGAAATCCCCGGTGAGGATCACCTACACACTAGAAATTACAGTTTGTCAGACATTTCCAATCATTGGTGTCCGGTAAAAAATAAATGA